Part of the Benincasa hispida cultivar B227 chromosome 12, ASM972705v1, whole genome shotgun sequence genome is shown below.
CGGTTTTAAatcaactttaaaattttaattttattctttaaaattaagatttacttcatatgtttatttctttttcactaaataaatatatatcttctGGTTTTAAATCAATCCCAACATATTGATTAAATGCAAACTTTGctatatttcttttttgaaaaagtaCATTTACTTTATTTAATGCTTAACAAGCATCTAGAGCAAACAAAATTTAGGTTATTTTTTCACAACAAAATTTAAGTAGAAAAcatataactttttaaaaaaaattataaattgtgGAGGGTTGCCTCATGCAAGACCCAAAAAAATCCATGAGTGGTTCcaaatttaaggaaaaataagAGATAGATATGGAGAAACGTGTGTCTTGAAAAGTAAAAGTTAGAGTTTTGAGTTTTGGGATGACCAACCGAGCCGATGAATATATAtaccaattaaaaataatagtcATACTCGGTTTGGCAGTGCAAACTACACATTCTTAGAGTTACACGTAAATAGCCCCAAATGGGTAGAGTAAGTAATCTCGAAATGAGAGTGACTTCACTTTCGTATGTTTAGTTAAACTATACACTCCTTGTACTAACTCATGCATCCAACTGTGGTAATTTCGACACCACATAGGTGCGAAGAACTTATACACAAGTCAATTCGAAAAGTAAGTCCAAACCAGGAGAATTGGGTTGAAGATCAAGCTCACGAAGGGCTCGCGATGACGACGAATGCGAGTAAGTTCCACGTGGCAacataaattacataaaaaaatccaaattttgatAGTACGTCTATTTATGCTAAATTACATCAATTTAAGCAtcatttttaacctttttagtttttttttattttggttcctAAAATTGGACTTGTTTTCTCGTAATTTcttatttatgatttttatatttaccatgtaaacatttgaattcttagccaatttctcaaaaaataaaaactactttttaattttaacaatttaacTTTTGATTCTAAAAACACTCAGTACGATGTAGACAATAAAATGTGGATAAATTAACCGACTTGAATGATGGATAGTCCAAATCGATGGTTACCACCTGTCTTGGTCTTTCTAGCTCAATTCAAATGCTTGGCTCGTTAGATTGAAGAGGGATAGTAAAAAAATTCCAGTAAAGACCATGTTAGCAATACAAAAAGTGGATAAATTAATCGACTCGGTTGAAGTTGCTAAGGCAATTGCTTTTCGGTATGACATTATTATGAAACTTGAAGTAGGACTTCGAACCATTGTGGGCTAAGCTAGATTATTGATTGATTCTTTGGAAGTTCTTAAAAGCATGAGCCATTTGAACATATTGTTGAAGAAAGTCAAGGCCATTCTCAAAGTGGGCTCATCAAGAGTTCCTTTTTTCCAGAAGTTACGATGTTGTTGCAGACACTTAGCTTAGCTAAGCATGTTCACACAACAAATTTTGtcaatttaaatagaaaaatacacATTGCATTCTTCGATCAAAATTTCAGGAATCGTTTCGGCCCAACAACCTTTAGTGGAATAGGTTATTATAACTCACTCAAGTTTTCTATTATAATAGTTGAAGTTCTCAATAGTATAACACACTTAACTACAGTAAAACTATTTGAAAAACCCTcagtaattattattttgtaaccATCAGACTACatttcaaatacaaattattataatctaAACTAAAATAGTATACATCCCAAACACTATAATAACCACTGACAGCCcctcaaatatttgaatttctaCTACtacataatttaattattagaagaaaaaaattataagttgaaACAATTTTGTAGCTAAATCTATCCACGTTCCATTTTACGATTATATTGAGATATTTATATAGATGACCTAAATTTGCTTAAGATAATGCCGAGGGacctaaattttgaaatcaatgaaAACTAATATTTGTTCACATTGCAAAACATTTAGATCATATTGGCTATTTTCTTTGTCACTCTCACTCGTGCTCCTCCCTCAAATCCTCGCATTTTCATTTCTACCTCTCTCCTCTTCAAACAATGGAAGCAGAGTAGATCCTTGTACTCGTAATATATAGTTGGAAGAAGGTTAGAAGCACAAGCATAATAGGAAAGTAATAAGGAAGAAGCGATAGTGAGAAAGAGAGGGAAAAGGCAATGCGAGTGCAAAGAGGATAACGGAGTACAAGCGAGAAGGACGGAGAAAGTAACGAGCGAGATTTAAGGGGTGCATAATGTAAGCAAAAATATCCGTCattgttttcaaaatctttGCGCGTTTGTTCCTCTCAAATCGTGGAAGCATAGTAGATCCTCGTAATCACAATAGACAATTGAAAGAAGGCTAGAAGCATGGGGGCAAGAGGAAAGGAAGAGCTAAGAAACATAGGGGAGAGAAAGAGGGAAGAAGGCAATGCAAGtgcaaagagaagaaagaaatgcGAGCGAGAAGAACAAAGAAAATAACGAACGCAATCTAAGTTATATGTGACACAATCAAAATGTCGGTACTCATCGTTTTAAAATTTGGGTTATTTGATATTACCACAACATAGATTGGATCATCTGAACATAAAGATCGATTACATTGATAAAAGTTAGAGAACATTTCTAGTCCTACTGTATTAGGAAAAACTTCCCTACCTCTTCCCTTTAATGTGTCACATATGGCACCATTGgtacattttttatttatgtaatttttacATAGCCCCACCTTAAGTTTTAAACCAATGATGCCTCCCATTTTTTTCAACCAATCATTTTCTCTCTTatctttaatttatatattttctatgcATCACCTAATTTTGATTAGTTTCATTTCTGTTTGGTTCATTACATGAGTTGATAGTTGGAGTGAATTGGGGTGAGTTAGTAATTTCTAACTCACCCCAATTATCCCTCCCTCCATTattttcaatggctccacctATCAACCACCATCGATGACTACCGCTACCACACTCTGATGATCATCTTTCTACGGCCAACTCAGATGACTAACTCACTTCAACGACCATCTTTGCATCGTCAACTCCAATGACTAACTCCGAgttccgacaaccaccttcgacagCAAcatttaaagtaaaaaaaaaatcaagacaaaatcaattttatttggaaaaaaatgcaTTAGATACCACAACTCAACTTAACTTTGCACTTTAATACATAGACTTtctaactcaacccaactcaattCAACATCCCAAACATACACATTCCAACTCAATTCAAATAAACTCTACACTTCAAACACAATCAATCTAATTTCAAATCTAACCTCTCatataataattaccaaactTATCTCGAAATTTTGAGTGCGAAATGCCCCTAAATTAATTTCCAACTcataacattttttcttttattctaacCTTTTTCACTCTCATGATTTCCCGTAAAGCTGGCTCCTTTCCAAATCTCTATTCCGCCTTACCAAGAAATCGACACGAAACCGCTCTCGGCATAAGCATAACCACATGTTAAGAACTCGAACTTCATTTCCATCTCCCAACTTATCTTCTTTCAATTCATCTTCCCGATTAGGTTTAAAAAGTTTCTCTTCTTCTCCGGATTTTGCTTCCACCGATTCTTCACTGGTTCGTAACTTCGTACAAGGCAGCCACAAAGTTAAGAATTAGGTATAAACTACGATGCTAGCTTCTTCTCCGTTACTCCATTTATGCGCACACTCACACACATGGCTTGAGTTCGATGGCTGCTTCACTTCTGTTTAATTTCTGATTAAACTCATTGATGGTGCTTGTTTCTGTCGCAATTTTGGCATTCAATTGATTAACAGAATCTACGGCAAGTTCAATGGTTCTCAAGTTAGAAAAGATTTCTTTCTATGGTTTGGTTTTGTAATGGGAAGATTTGCTCCATGATAAACCCACGATTAAACATACTAATGCCTTATTTCCTGCAGGGGAATTGCTGGGGATGAAGTAGGGGAATAGTGGCTCAACTTGGCTGGAGTAATTAACAAGAACGAAGATGGCTGCATTTATTCAAGCAAATATCTGCCCTACGACTATTTCAACATTGGATAGAAACTTAAAAAGTGAAAATGGGCGTAAGTAACATCATCACCCGTAGCCATAAGTTGGCTTCGgtgttgaatttgaaatgttgcCAAATATATTTGCACCTTCTTTTTCTCGCCGGTTGCCATTTATAACATGTCTCATACTTGGAGAAGTGAACATTCTTTTGATGCTTGAAATATCAAAATGCATTGCAGCAGGCATATTCCTGAATGCTGTATCATTTATACATACTAGGTTCAAACCCATTTTTAATCCATTAACTTTCATGGCTTCTTGAAGTTTAGTTTGCAAAGATTTACTCCTACTTCAAAATTCATaagaatttagtctctatactttaataaataagaatttagtctctatactttattaaataataatttagtcctttCATTTAATTGTGCAAAATATTTAGATCTAATGAACTTTTTACTCAGGTAGATTAGTTTACTAACTAGGGATCAATTTGTTTATATACTATAAAGACTAAATAGTTatgttacaaaaattaaaacctAATTTTGACAAGTTATATCAGAGTAGTTACTAAATTgctacaaattttaaagtatagactaaattattacatgtTAAAATTGTTGAAGGACTGAATTATTTAAGATTTGAGAGTACCAGGATTAAATCATTATACACTAAATTGTTATATGTCGGAAAGTTCAAGACGAGTATTTCCTCAACCTATGTACAATTCCCTTGTTCTGAATCTGAATGCACCCGTACATAAGTTTATGTACTCTTTCTTTCTTGTCTTATGCAATATAACAGATAAACTGCGATCCAGGTCTCAAGTTGTGCTTCCATCTCAAGAAGTTTGTAGACGTCACTTAATGTGTAGTGGCATGTCATTGGTTGTGTTTCTCACATGTAACAATGGATTGACACCATCTTCAGCCCGGGCCGAAGAAACTCCAAATGACGAGGAAGAGGATAATGGAGTTATCGGGACGATCAAATCAATATTTGATCCAAATGAGAAAACCAAATCAGGGAAAGTATTGCCAAAGGCTTACCTGAAGTCTGCAAGGGAGGTGGTGAAGACGCTGCGTGAGTCATTACAGGAAGACCCTAAGGACGGTGCTAAATTTAGACGAACTGCAGATGCTGCAAAAGAATCCATTCGAGACTATTTAAGCAATTGGTTGGGACAACGAACAGTTGTTCGAGAGGTATAACTAATGAAAAACAACTAATGTTAGTTCATGATGATCATAATGAATTTATAACAACATTTTCACTCACTCACATGCAGGAATCTTACGTTGTGCTAGAGAAAGCAATAAAGTCATTGGCAGGCTTTTACGCAAAGGCTGGGCCATCTGCGCCACTGCCAGAAGCTGTTAAATCTGATATACTTGATGATTTGGATAAGGCTGAAGAATTCTTGTAACTGATGAGCATTTGAGGTCTAGATGAATATTTTTGTTAACATAACATTTCACATCTTAGATTTGTGAGGTATGCAGCTACTTTTGTTGCTATTCCTCACCTTATTGATCATACAGGAGAATTTATGTTCAAtggattgaaaaaggaaaaatcgaaACTGAGCATACATGGCTGCTCTTGTTTCTAGCTTCACTAGTATATCGGCTTTTGAACTACAATTAAATCTACCAATTTTTGTAATAGAAGTACAATTTTGACTGCCTAACATCTGGATAAGccatttcttttcttatttccCCTGCCCAttgagaaacaattaaaaagaTAAGTTAAAAAGTAGAACATATCAAAACTTTCAACCATGGCAGTTTGAGCCTTATTACTCAACGATGATTCCATAGAAGAGGGCACTAATATCTAATGCATAAATACTATTACAACAGTGATATAAGACGAAAAAATGATTCAAGCTGAAGAATCAGTCATTTTCATATACAATAATGTTCTATCATCAACCGTACAATAATTTTTCTGCCATCATCTCCTTCCTGCTCAAACATCCATCTCCATACAGGACTGAATCAAGTGTTGATCGATTGCATATGAAGCATTGCTCCAATCAATTatctctaggtaaaataaagcAAGTCAGTTTAAATAATCACCATGGTCAGGCTCATAACATAATAAGGTACGAGAGACAAAAGCTTACCATATTAAGGCACAAGTTTATCTTGGCACGTTGATGCCAACAATCAAGTACGTGATAGAACACCTTTTGAACTGTAGACCAAACAATACGAACATTGTCATGTCATGTCAGAATTCATTCAGTTGATTCTCCAAATACAAGTGAGACAATTGACAAGTAGGATATCATACCTGGGCACGGTTCCAAGACGGCGTGGGTCATACTCTGTTGCTTGTCTAAGGGCCCTGGCAAATGCTTTGAACGTGGCTTCAATAATATGATGAGAATTCTTTCCGGCAAGCTGCTCATCAACAGATGAATTTAGAACAGAAGTTAGGTAAGCAGAAA
Proteins encoded:
- the LOC120067839 gene encoding photosystem II D1 precursor processing protein PSB27-H2, chloroplastic yields the protein MAAFIQANICPTTISTLDRNLKSENGHKLRSRSQVVLPSQEVCRRHLMCSGMSLVVFLTCNNGLTPSSARAEETPNDEEEDNGVIGTIKSIFDPNEKTKSGKVLPKAYLKSAREVVKTLRESLQEDPKDGAKFRRTADAAKESIRDYLSNWLGQRTVVREESYVVLEKAIKSLAGFYAKAGPSAPLPEAVKSDILDDLDKAEEFL